GGGCCACGGCGGCACCCGGGGCTACGCCGCGTACAAGGTCGCCGACTCCGTCCGCGACCACCAGGCCTGGGGGCTGGGCAGCTACTGCTTCTTCAACCTGCAGGCCGACATCTACACCGACCGGGCCTACGAGGTCCCCGACACCCCCGGGGTCGTCCTCACCGACCTGATGACCGTCTGCCTCAACGGCACCGGCGGCGGAGGCATCCTGCACTGCGCCAACAACAGCGGTGACCCGGTGCAGAACGGGTTCGGCACCTACTTCATGAAGAAGTACTCGAACGGCGTCGCGATCTCCTGACGCACGACGGGGGCGGTCGCCGGGCCTCCCGGCACCGCCTCTACCGTCACCGCCTCTACCGTCACCGCCTCTCCCGTCACCGCCACTCGCGGCACCGTTCCTGCCGGCACGCCCCAGCTCCCCCCCGGGGCGTGCCGGCAGGCGTGCTTGCGGCCCTCCGCCGGCGGGCGCCGACGCCGCAGGTCAGGGGATTCTCTCCGCGAGGTCGTACGGGCTGAGCGGTCGCCCCTCGCGGTCCTCCGGGGGGCGATGCGGATTCTGAGGAAACTCGCCGTGGTGTCGTGTCGATCCGCGGCCGCGCCGTTCGACCTAGGGGTGAGAGGGTCGAGGGACGACCCGTACGGAGGAGGACGACGATGGCGAAGTACATGCTGATCATGCGTGGCACGGACGAGTCCATGGCGAAGATGATGGAGACGCCCTTCGAGGAGATGCTCGAGACCGTGGGCCGCTTCAACGAGGAGCTGATCCGGGCCGGCGTGCTGGTCGCCGCCGAGGGCCTGGACGACCCGGGCCAGGGTGTGGTGGTCGACTTCGGCGGCGAGACGCCGGTGGTCACCGACGGTCCCTACGGTGAGACGAAGGAGCTGTTCGGCGGCTTCTACCTGATCGACGTGGCCTCGAAGGAGGAGGCGGTCGAGTGGGCCAAGCGCCTCCCGGCGATCGCCGGCTCGAAGTGCGAGATCCGCCGGGTACCCGGCATCGACGAGTTCCCGCAGGACAACGAGTGGATCGCCAAGGAGCGCGTGTGGCGCGAGCGGACCGGCCAGCTCTGATGACCGGTCCGGACGCCGAAGGCCCGCCGAGCCGGCAGACGGCTCGGCGGGCCGTGGAGGCCGTATGGCGGATCGAGTCCGCCCGGATCGTCGCGGCGCTGACCCGCTACACCGGGGACTTCGCGCTCGCCGAGGACATCGCCCAGGAGGCGCTGGCCGAGGCGCTCGTCAGCTGGTCGCGCGAGGGCGCGCCGACGAACCCGGTCGGCTGGCTGCTCGCCACCGCGCGGCGGCGGGCGATCGACAGCTTCCGGCGCCGATCGGCCCTCGACGAGCGGTACGCCGTGCTCTCCGGTCAACTCGCCGAGGGAGAGGCCAGTTCGGGCGCGCAGGCCCCGCCGGAGCGGGCCGACGACCTGCTGTGGGACCCCGACAAGCTGGACGACGACGTCCTCGCACTGATGTTCATCGCCTGCCACCCCGTGCTCTCGCCCGAGGCGCGAGTGGCGCTGACGCTGCGCGCGGTCGCCGGACTGGCCAGCGAGGAGATCGCCCGCGCCTTCCTGGTCCCGGTGCCGACCGTCCAGGCCCGGATCACCCGAGCTAAGAAGACGATCGCCGCGGCGGGCGTCCCCTTCGAGCTGCCGCCGGCCGAGGAGCGCCGCAGGCGCGTCGGCGGGGTGCTGAGCGTGCTCTACGTGATCTTCACCGAGGGCTCGACGGCGACCGCAGGCGACAACCTGCTGCGCCCCGACCTCGCCTACGAGGCGATCCGGCTCACCCGGACGCTGGCGGCCCTGCTCCCCGACGAACCGGAGGTGTCCGGGCTGCTGGCGCTGTGCGAGCTGACGGCCGCGCGCTTTCCCGCCCGCACCGGCCCCGACGGCGAGCCGGTGCTGCTGGAGGACCAGGACCGGCGCCGGTGGGACCGCTCGGCGATCCGCCGGGGCCTGGCCGCCATCGGCCGGGCCGCCGCCGTCGGACGGGGCCTTGGACCGTACGGGCTGCAGGCCGCGATCGGCGCCTGCCACGCGACGGCGCCCTCGGTGGCGGAGACCGACTGGGAGCGCATCGTGCTGCTCTACGAAGCGCTGGGCCAGGTGGCCCCCTCCGCGGTCGTCGAGCTCAACCGGGCGGTTGCCGTCGCGATGGCGACCGGACCTCGACAAGGGCTCGCCATCGTCGACGAACTGGTCGCCACCGACCGCCTGGCGGGATCGCACCTGCTCCCCAGCGTGCGCGGCGAACTGCTGCGCCGGCTCGGCCGGACCCGCGAGGCCCGGGCCGAGCTCGAACTCGCCGCCCGCCTGTGCCGCAACACCCGCGAACGGTCGGTGCTGCTGCGCAAGGCAGCCACGCTGGAGTGAACGGGGTCGGCGCAGCGCCGCCGTCAGCTGTAAGGGCTGTGCCGCCGCCAGCCGCACCCGCGGCACCGATCCGGTCCTCGTCGACGAGAACCGCGGGGGCCCTGAGGAGTCCGGCGGCCAGGCCAACGGCGGCGACTGAAACTTCGGCTCCAACCCGGCAGCCACGCCACCCGCGGCCGACTGTGGCCCCTGTTCGCCGGCGAGCGCGGCGAGTACGAGATCGCGGCAGGACAGAACGCCGACGCACGCCTGGCCACCATGGCCCAACCCACCAGGCGGAGACTTCACCGCTCCACTGTCCCACCGCTGCGCCCGTCCGGTGCGCTCCGAGGGGCATGATCTTCGCGCCCCGCCACCACGAGCGGCTGCGCACCGCCGTCCAGCACTTCGCCGGGCTCGCCCTCGTCCCGGACGAACTCCGCACCTCCCTGGACGAGCTGGTGACCCGGCTCGATCCGACGGTCCTGCGGCCGCCAGTGGTCGATTCCCTCTGGCGCTTCGGCGCTGCGCCAGTAACATGAGCCCTCCTCGCGTTTCTGTGGGAGGTTGGCATGCAGCATCGACTTGAACTGCCGTCGGGATTCCGCTGGGGCGTGTCCACAGCGGCCTACCAGATCGAAGGGGCGGTGGACGAGGACGGCCGCGGCCCGTCCGTCTGGGACGTCTTCGCCGCCCGCCCCGGCGCCGTCCGCGACGGCCACACGGGCGCCGTGGCATGCGACCACTACCACCGCCACGCCGAGGACGTCGCCCTGATGCAGGGCCTCGGGCTGGACGGCTACCGCTTCTCGATCGCCTGGCCCCGCATCCGGCCCACCGGCGCCGGCCCCGCCAACCCGGCCGGCCTCGACTTCTACGACCGGCTGGTGGACGCCCTGCTCGCCGCCGGGATCACCCCGGTGCCCACCCTTTTCCACTGGGACCTCCCGCAGGCTCTGGAAGACGGCGGAGGCTGGCTGAACCGCGACACCGCGTACCGCTTCGCCGAGTACACGGCCCTGGTCGCCGACCGGCTGGGCGACCGCGTCCCGGCCTGGATCACCCTCAACGAGCCCTTCGTGCACATGGTCTACGGCTACGCGATGGGCATCCACGCCCCCGGCCGCGCCCTGATGCTCGACGCCCTCCCGGCCGCCCACCACCAGCTGCTCGGGCACGGCCTGGCCGCCGCCGTCCTGCGCGAGCGCGGCCTGGAGGTGATGATCGCCAACAACCTCACACCGGTGCGGCCGGCGACCGACGACCCCGCGGACCTGGCGGCGGCCACCGCCTACGACGCCCTGCACAACCGCCTGTTCACCGACCCGATCCTGCTCGGCCGCTACCCCGACCTCTCCGCCTACGGCGTCGGCCCCGACCTCGGCGGCAGCGTCCAGGACGGCGACCT
The sequence above is a segment of the Kitasatospora sp. NBC_00240 genome. Coding sequences within it:
- a CDS encoding YciI family protein, with product MAKYMLIMRGTDESMAKMMETPFEEMLETVGRFNEELIRAGVLVAAEGLDDPGQGVVVDFGGETPVVTDGPYGETKELFGGFYLIDVASKEEAVEWAKRLPAIAGSKCEIRRVPGIDEFPQDNEWIAKERVWRERTGQL
- a CDS encoding GH1 family beta-glucosidase; the encoded protein is MQHRLELPSGFRWGVSTAAYQIEGAVDEDGRGPSVWDVFAARPGAVRDGHTGAVACDHYHRHAEDVALMQGLGLDGYRFSIAWPRIRPTGAGPANPAGLDFYDRLVDALLAAGITPVPTLFHWDLPQALEDGGGWLNRDTAYRFAEYTALVADRLGDRVPAWITLNEPFVHMVYGYAMGIHAPGRALMLDALPAAHHQLLGHGLAAAVLRERGLEVMIANNLTPVRPATDDPADLAAATAYDALHNRLFTDPILLGRYPDLSAYGVGPDLGGSVQDGDLKLIAGPGLDGLGVNYYNPTRIAAPTDPGLPFAEAPIEGVPRTAFGWPVVPDGLRELLTGLRDRYGTALPPITITENGCSVADEPAADGTVSDPDRIAYLAGHLDALAAAVAEGVDVRGYYTWSLLDNFEWAEGFSQRFGLVHVDFETQKRTPKASYGWYRDLIAAHRARRAG
- a CDS encoding RNA polymerase sigma factor, giving the protein MARADRPALMTGPDAEGPPSRQTARRAVEAVWRIESARIVAALTRYTGDFALAEDIAQEALAEALVSWSREGAPTNPVGWLLATARRRAIDSFRRRSALDERYAVLSGQLAEGEASSGAQAPPERADDLLWDPDKLDDDVLALMFIACHPVLSPEARVALTLRAVAGLASEEIARAFLVPVPTVQARITRAKKTIAAAGVPFELPPAEERRRRVGGVLSVLYVIFTEGSTATAGDNLLRPDLAYEAIRLTRTLAALLPDEPEVSGLLALCELTAARFPARTGPDGEPVLLEDQDRRRWDRSAIRRGLAAIGRAAAVGRGLGPYGLQAAIGACHATAPSVAETDWERIVLLYEALGQVAPSAVVELNRAVAVAMATGPRQGLAIVDELVATDRLAGSHLLPSVRGELLRRLGRTREARAELELAARLCRNTRERSVLLRKAATLE